CACCGCCACCGCGCTGGTGCGGCTCGGTGGCGGCGAGAGTCGCAACGGGGTGTCGATGCGGCTCGAACCGGGGGTCGGGGCGATCACCGGCAGCGTCCGGTCCAGCGCCGGGCCGTTGGGTGACATCACGGTCACCGCCACCAACGGCGACGTCACCCGCAGCACGACGAGCCTCACGGAGGGCCCCGTCGGCACCTTCTCCATCACCGACCTGCCCATGCCCGACACCTACACCCTCACCATCGAGGGCGACGGCTACCTGAACCAGACCCGCGACGTGGTGCTCAACAGCGGGCAGGCCAACGTCGGGATCGAGATGATCGCCAGCACCGGCATCGTCTACGGCCGGGTCACCAATTCCGCCGGCGACCCCATCGGCGGCGCCGGGATCACCGCGGTCAGCGAGGACAACACCTACAAGAACACCACCTCGCCCGACGGCACCTACGAGATGGTGGGTCTCGAACCCGGCAGCTACGTCATCGAGGTCGAGGAGTTCGAGTACCACCCCGGCTCCACCCTGGTGACCCTCGGCCCCGGCACCCTGCGCGAGGTCGACCTCTCGCTCACCCCCAAGGACTCGCTCGCCCCCGAACCCAACAACTCGCTGACCGTGTCACTCTCCGCCCCCGACGTCACCGGCGAGCTGAACGTCACCGTCATCGACCGCGCGAGCGGAATGGAGGCCACCGCCGAGGGTGAAGGCACGATCAACGCGGTGTTCGACGACATCCCGGCCGGGGCCCGCACGCTCGACATCAACGGCGACGGCTTCCAGGAGACGACCGCCTCCGCGCGGGTGGCGCTGAACGGGGCCAACAGCATCTCGGTCACCCTGCGCCCGCTGATCGTTGCCGACTTCACGGTGCTCGGCAACGACGCCGAGGACCCCGGCTCTCCGGTCGAGGGGGCCGATGTGGCGATCGTCCGGCTCAGTCCCCCGTGCGGCCCCAACAGCGAGGCACCCGGCTGCCACGAGCCGCTCGAGACGGTCACCGACCAGAACGGTGAGGCACGCATCCCCGACGAGGACGGCAACCCCGAATCGGCGGTCGAGCTCACCGACGGCAGCTACCGGATCGACGTCGATCACCCCGACTACCTGGCCACGAGCTACTTCACCGGTCTCCTGGCCTATGAGACCAACCCCAACCCCGAGCGCGAGCTCGACATCGACCGCCTCGGGATCCTCCGCCTCGACGTCGTCGAGCCCGAGAACCCCGACCCGCCGTTCGAGCCCCAGCCCCTCGACGGCTACACCGTCACCCTCGACCCCCCGTACGGCGACGACGACCACGTCCACGACGCCGACGAACACCCCCTCGAGATCCGTGGGATCCCCCAGAACACCTACAACGCGTCGCTCGCCCTCGACGGCTACAACACCGTCACGCTGTCGGGGCTCTCGGTCATCCTCAACAACATCCTCGAGCGGCGGGCGACGATGTTCCCGAGCGAGACCACCACCGGCCGCGTGGTCTGGGTCGATACCGGACCTGACGGCAATACCATCCCGATCCAAGGTGCCGTGGTCCAGATCGAGGGTGCGAGCGACTACGACGAGAACGGCGACCCGGTCTCGGGCGCCTTCCCATCCGACCTCACCGACGCCAACGGGCAGTTCGCGTTCCCCAACGACGGGGAGCTCGGCCCCGTGTTCGGCGACGCCGACCTGACGATCACCCACCCCGACTTCGACGGCCCGCTGGTGGTGAGCGATCAACCGGTCGGCGAGAACCTCGGCGATATCGAGCTCGCCCCGTTGGACGGCTTCCTGAACATCAGCGCTCTCCTCGAACATGGTGTCGCCGACCCCGACCTCCTAGACCCCGCGGACCCGGCCGACATGGAACTCCGGTTCTCCGACGGGCCCGCAGGGTTCGACGAGGGGCCATACGCGCCGAGCTCAACCGGAACCGAGATCGCTGGCTGGAGCTTCAGCTCCACGTTCAACCACGGCTCTCTCGCCCCGGGCACCTACCAGGGCGAGATCACCCACACCGACGCCTCGCAGGGGGCGACGTTCACTCCCGCCACCTTCGAGATCTTCATCCCACCCAACCAACCGGTCAACGAACCTGGCCTGGTCCTGTACCGACAGGGAAGCATCTCCGGCACCACGCGGTTCTTCGATGACCCGACCGATCTCACCGCACCGACACCGCTTGCCGACGCCACCGTCACCCTCGAGATCATCGACGGCGGCGGCAACGTCATCGAACAGGTCGACACCGTCGACAGCAACGAGTTCGGGGGCTTCTCGTTCGCCGAGCTCGACACGGGCCCGACCGGCGACCCGATCACCTACCGGTTGATCGCGGAGAAGGAAGGCCACACCGACGAGCTGACCGGAGGTGCGGACACGATCGAGCTCGCGCTGGGCGTGGGCCAGGAGACCACCGCCCAGGATCTGCTCCTGCGCCGGCAGGCGTCGATCTCGGGCACAGTGCGTGGCACGTCGACCTCGGGCGGTGAGGTCCCCCTCGAGAACGCCACCGTGTCGATCGAGCAGAACGGCGGGAGCGTGGTGATCGAGGTGCAGACCGACGAGGACGGCGACTTCGTGGCCTACGGGCTGGAACCGAAGGAGTACTTCGGAGATCCAACCTCGGTGCCCGACACCGTGATCACCATCACCGACGCCAACGACGACTACGAGGAACTGGTGGTCGCCCTCGACAACAGCAACCCCGACGTCGGGGGCCCGCTCGGCTGGGGCGAGCAGCGAACGATCACCCCACCGACGCTCGACCTGCCGGTGAAGCCCGGCACCGTCCGGTTCTCGGTCGAGAGCACCGCCGGCGCCCAGGACGAGCCCGACGGCCTGGTGTTCACCCTTCACCGGACCGGCGGCGGCGACCCCGGAGCCAACGACCCCGACACCGCCTGCGATGGGAGTAGCGGCACCCTGATCGCCGACCAGGACGACGTGACGCCCGACAGCAGCGGCGATCTGCCGGTGTACGAGATCGGAGAGCTCGAGCCCGGCTGCTTCGTGCTGTACCTCAACGCCCCCAACCACGCTCCTGTCGCCAAGGAGTTCTACGTCCAACCCGACGAGACCCGCGACTTCACCGGCGACGGCGAGGGTGCGATCCCGCTCGCCCGCCAGGAGATGACCGTCAAGGGCACGGTCACCCTCAGGGTGGGCAGCACCGACCTCGACGATCGCAGCGGCGTTGCCGTTCAACTCCTGCAGGACAGCAACGAGGTGGCGGGCTTCGACGACACCACCGACGGAAGCGGCAACTACAGCATCGCCGACATCGAGGACGGCACCGACTACGCCGTCGAGTTCAGGCTCGACGGCTACCAGACCGAGACCTCCGACACGTTCACCGCGTGCCTCGGCCAACTGCTTCCCGCGACCTGTCCCTCCGAGGACGACCCGACGATCATCATCGACCAGACCCTCACCGCGATCCAACACGATGTCACCGTCACGGTGCGATCCGCCGTCGACGGCCTCCTGGAGGGCGCGGAGGTGCGTCTGGTCCACGACCCCCAGGCCGCGGACAACACCACCGACCAGAGCTATCCGTCGCCGACGGGTTCGCTCCCGACCAACATCGACGGTGAGGTCACCTTCAGCGCTGTGGTCCCCGGGCACTACCTCATCGAGGTGCTCGAGGACGACGCCGAGGGCGGCCACCTCGACACCACCGAGCCCTATCAGCTCCAGATCGCCGACAACCCCGACACCACCCCCGAGGTCACCATCGAAGAAGCGCTCGTCACCGGTTGGGTCAAGATCGAGGGCTCGACCGATCCCTCACTGACCGGCTCGACCGTGGAGGCACGCTATCAGACGGCCGGCAACGAGGTCGCGGCGAGCTACACCTTCAGCGTGGACGCGAGCACCTCACTCGCCGAGTTCGAAATGTACGTACCGATGGACGCGGCATCCTCGCGCAGCTACGAGATCCTCGCTCATGGTCCCAACGACAGCTACCGATCGGTCGATACCGCGACCACGTCGCTCAGCTCGGGCGACACCGAGGAGGTGGCCACCAACGGCGACCCGCTGCTGATCGAGGAGGGCGCGGACATCACCGTCCGAGTCCGCGAAGACGCGACGTCGAGCACGCTCATCGACGGGGCGACCATCCAGTACGTCGGTCCAGAGGGCACCGAGCTGGTGACCGACGGCAACGAGGGCGACGCCGACGGCACTGCAAACGGCGAGATCGACCTCGACGGGTTGGCACCAGGCGACTACGACATCACCGTCCAGGCCGGCGACGGCCACGACGCCGCCACCGCAAACGGCGTCACGCTTGCACACGGATCGAACGGAACGCTCACCATCGACGTGCGCGCCTTCGGCGCGCTGCGGATCGATCCCAACGGCGGGAGCGGAGGAAGCTCCTTCGAGGTGAAGCTCGTCCCCGAGTTGTCCGGGCAGGCCAACCCGATCTCGCTCCAGGACACCAACAACAGCGCGCGGACCATCGATAACGTGACTACGGGGACCTACGACATCGAGGTCTGTTGGCCCGCGTTCGACGAGACCTCCGGCGATTGCGAGCCCGACGGTTCCAGCGTCTACCACGGGCAGACCCAGGCCACGATCGAGCGGGGATCGACCACCTTCGTGTCGGTCACGCTCGACGAGATCCAACCCTAGGACCGGCCCCAGGGCACCGGCGAGGCCGGGCCGCGACCATTCGCCCGCTGAGCGGGCACCGCCGCGTGTCAGCCGATGATGCCGACGAACACCAGGGCGATGGCGACAGGGATGCCGATCATCGCCACCAGGTAGGGCCAGATCGGGCCGACCTCGGGCTCGGGTTCGGGCGGTGGCGGCGGTGGCGCGGGTGCGGCGATCACCGGCGCCGGCGGCGGCATGGCCGGTGGATGCAGGTCGGCCCCACAGCGGATGCACAAGGTGGCCGAGTGCAGGTTGGGCTCGTTGCACTGCGGGCACCCGATCGAGGCCACCACCTGGCGACCGCCGGCCCCCGGAAGGCGGCGCAGGCCGAACTCGTCGTCGCCCCCCTCGCCCGCCGGCTGATCGCCGGAGCGGACCCAGAACAGCGGGAAGTCGCAGCGCCGGCAGAACTCCTGGGCGTTGCGTCGCACCTGGTCGAAGTAGCTGACCGTGCCACAGCTCGGGCAGGTGATCTCGACGGTCGGGGCGTGGGAGTCCGACGGGTAGTAGGACTGGCTCACGATCCCACCGCCTGGGGCATCTCGGGCCACACCAGCTCGTTGCTCACGAAGATCTGGGTGGGGATGTTGGCAGGGAGCTCGTCGAGCACCAGAGCCACGAAGTCCTCCGTCGTGGTCCAACCGGTCGACTCCACCCGGATCTCGATCCTGGCCGGAGTGGTGGGCGATTCGCCCTCACGGTACACGCCGCCGGTCTCGGTGACCTGCACCGGACCGCCGCACACCAGCTCGAGGAACCGGACCAGACCCCGGCGCGTGCCCCGCCATGCGAGGATGGCGCTCGACTCCTGCACGATGCGACGCTGGAGTCGGTCGGGCAGCGACGAATCGATCGAGCGAACCCCCAACCACGACCCCAGATAGGGGACGAAGGGGGTGGGCGCCACCGTCGGATCGGTCAGGTGCTCGAGGTTGTCGACATCTTCGAGATAGGTGGTCGCCACATCCTGGAAGATGCGCACGAACCGGGTGAAGAAGTCGTCCTCGAGCAGGCCCATGGGCAGCTGGGCGAGGAGCCAGTCGTCGCGCCTCACCGCACCACCACCTGGTGGTGTGCGGACAGGAACAGCGACTGGTCGTCGAGTCGGATCAGCTCGCGACCGGTCCCGTGGCGCACGCCGGTGCGCAGGTCGTACTCGAAGAACAGGATCTCCTCGACCCGGTCGACACCGTCGATCGCCTCGATCAGCTGGGCGACGCTGGCGGCGTTGAGGTCGGTGTCGAAGGGCCAACCCTCGTCGTCGGTGCCACCGGTGAGCGGGTTGATGAACCGGTAGAGCGCGTCGAGCGCACGCTGGCGCACCAGACCGGCGGGACGCCCGGGCAACGATCGCAGCAACGCCGCCACCGTGACCCCCTGGTAGTAGGGCGTGCCGATCTCGACGCGGGTGCCGACCAGGCGACGCTCGTCGAGATGGGTGCCGATCTGGTCGACCAGTTCGTTGGACAGGGCGAAGTCGTCGAGATCGAGCTCGCCGACCGGGGCGGCCAGGCGGGGCACGACCAGCATGCGGATCGGACCACCGGGCGTTGAGGACGGCAGGCACCTCGCCCGGGCCACCTCGGCCGAGGCCTCGACGGTGAGGCGCTCGAAGTCCCTGGCGGTGACCGCCCGCTGCCCGGTGCGCAGGGACATGGGGCCGCGCTGCTTGGCGTTCTCGACCGACTCGGCGTCGGCGCCTCCCCGGGCGGGCACCAGGTTGGTGACCCGGTCGATGTAGGGGATCGTGGTGCGAAGCTGGCGCAGCGTGCCGCTGCCGACGTTGCCGATGGCACCGCCGCCGGTTCGGTAGGCGGCGAGGATGATCTCGGCCCCCTCGGGAGGGATCGCACCGTGCTGGCGGACCCCACCGTCGGGATAGCGGATGCGCGGCCCGAACTTCACCTGGCCGGAGGCACCGTCGAAGGTGATGTGACGGTCGGCGGGACCCGAGTCGGCGAAGTCGACGACCTCCTGCCACTGCTCGACCCCGTCGGGGGTGAGGACCTCGATGTGCTCACCGGTCTGGCGCGGCAGCACCGGTGGGTTGGCGACCCGGAACACCTGGCCAGGTGACCCGTCGCTCCGGCCCAGCAGCTCGGACTCGACCCGGCGGCTGTGCTCGGCCTGGACCGTCCCACCGAGGCTGGCGGCCAGGATCCTCCGCACCTGCGGCGAGGCCTGGTACTGGGGCTGGTCGGCGGCGGCGACGGTCAACCGGGCCCGCAGCCAGTAGCCGCGGGTGCCTCCGAGGGTCAGCGGGGCGTGCTCGAGCGGGACCACGAGGATGACGAAGCCGTCGCGGTTGAGCCCGCCGGTGGAGTCCTCGTGGACCTTGGCCGGGATCCAGGCCTCGCCCGACCAGACCTCCCACGCCAGCGGCGGCCGGCTGGGGTCGACCCCGATCCCTTCGATCGATGCCTCGACGTCGAGGCGCAACAGGTTGCCGGCCAGCGTGGTGGAGAACCCCAGGTAGAAGGCATCACCGGGAGACATGGGCTCGGAGCCGAAGCACATGACCGTGTCGCGCTCGTAGCGCAACGCGTCCCAGACATCGGTGAACTGCTCCTCGTCGGCTCCTGCGGTCAGCGACGCCACCAGCTCGGGCTGGCGGATCTCGAGCGTGCGCTCGGTGCTGAAGATGACCTGCGACCCGTCGGCCTGGGGGGTGGTGGCGACCTCGGTGGCCGCGGGGACGCGCACGACGTCGTCGGTGATCGACGACAGCCAGAAGGTGAGATCGGCCCGGGCCACCGACGGTGGGAACAGCTCGACGCCGACCAGCTCGAGGAACTTGGTGTAGTACCGGTCGGGAACCTGGTTGAGCCGGTACAGCACCATCTCGCTCATCCAGGCGAACAGCTCGATGAGCGCAACACCGGGATCCGAGACGTTGTGGTTGGTCCACTCCGGGCAGTGGCGGGGGATCAGGCGTTTGGCCTCGTCGACCAGATCCTGGAACCGTCGATCGTCGAGATCGGGGCTCGGCAGGGCCATGACTCAGTCCTCCTCATGAGGAATCACATAGAACGGATAGACCAGGTTGCGGCGATCGTTGGTGGACCGGACGCGGTAGTCGACGGTGATGACGACCGTGCCTTCGCGGTCGGGATCGGGGACGACATCGACCTGGTCGACCTCGACCCGGGTCTCCCACTGGGCGATCGCCTCGCGCACCGCGAAGGCCATGAGCCCCAGGGTGTTGCCGTTGATCGGCTCGAAGAGCAGATCCCAGATCCGGCACCCGAAGCCGGGGCGCATCAGGCGTTCGCCCGGAGCGGTGGAGATGATGACCCGCATCGAGCTGTCGAGCTCGGCCGGACCGCCGGCGAGCGCGATCGAACCCGTGTGGTCGACCCGCATCGGGAACGGAAGGCCGCGCCCGATGAAGCCGCTGGGGTGCGGGTCGGACTCCGAGCGGATGTCGCGGGGGGCGGGGTGCGCGTCGCTCACCCGATGCTCACCTGGGGACCGCCCTTGATGGAGGTGGTCGGTGCGCCCTTGGCCGAGAGTCCGCTGGAACCCATGGTCACCTTGTTACCACCCTGGCTGAGCGCCACCTCCTGCTGGCCCTTGATCGACACCTTGGACCCCTCGAGGCTCAACTCGTTGGTGGCGGAGATGCTGATGGCATCGGCGGTGATCGAGATCGACTTGTCGTCGCCGAAGGTGATCTGGGCGGCACCGGCCTTGATCGAGACCGGCTTGCCTTCCGGGACCTCGATGTCGAACCGGTCCTCGCCGATGCGCAGCATGTAGTCGGTGCCGGGCTTGCCGTTCTTGCCGAGACCCATCTTGATGTGGTGCGGATCGCTGCCGCCGTCGACGAAGTCCATGTAGTGACCGAGGCGGGACCGCACCGACCGGCTGGCGATCGTGCCGTTGTCGATCAGATCCTTCTCGGGGGTGTTGACCTTGCCGTAGAGACCGCCCATCACGACCGGGAACCGGGTGTCACCGCTCTCGAAGGCGACGAGCACCTCGTCGTCGACCTCGGGCAGGAACCAGAAGCCCCGCTCGGGCCCGCCACCGGCCGAGAGCACCCGGGCCCAGTGGCTCTCGTTCTCCTGGGACAGGTAGGGGAACTTCACCTTCACCCGGCCCAGGTCCTCGCCGGTGCCGATGGTGGTGACCGTCGCCGGGATCAGCGGGGGCAGGTTCTGCAGGGCGCCGAGGTGTTCGGGCACCGCCGACCCGGACAAGAAGTCGGCCAGCCCGGTGGGGACCCGGTCACCGGCGGTGAAGCGGGTGGTGTAGCCGTCGTAGCCGTACCGGTGCTCGACGCGGGTGACGTGGTACTTGCCCCCGAGGAGCGCACCGGTCACCTCGACCACCACACCGGGCTTGATCTCGGGGTTTCCCCGCAGCTCTCCCTGAGCCTCGACCGCCGAGGCGACCTGGCTGGTGACGATGGCCTTGGCCAGCGCGGTGGCCTCGGCGTCGGTACCCGCGCGCACGCTGGCGGTGTTCAGAGCGGTGGCCGACTTCAGCCCGTTCTTGGCGCTGGAGGTTCCCGGCACGTTGTTGGTCGGTGGGGCGGTGGACTTGGCGGTGCCGGTGACCATGGTCTGGTTGTCACGGTCCCACCCGCTGACCTTCACTTCGGGGTTGGGCACCGCCGTGTTGGTCACCGAGAACCGCCACAGATCGTCGGTGGAGCTCACCTGCACCGGGGTCGGCGACGACGGTGGCCGGGTGAAATAGAACTTGTCGTCGTCGACCCACCAGTCGACGCCGCAGCGGCGCGCCAGGCTGGTGATGAACCCGAAGTCGGTGTCGGCTTGCAGCACGTAGGGGAGGGTCTCCGATGTGGCATCGATGGTGCCGGTGGACAGTCCTGCCCCGCCGGCGACCTTGTCGACGATGTCGGAGGCTTTCATGTTGACGAAGGTGTTCACCGCGTGCCGCCGGGTCAGCCGGTAGGAGCCGTCGTGGGCGACCACCACGTACTCTCCGGCGTCGGAGCCGTCGCGCTCGGCACCGATCTCGGTCACGTGCAGGCGTCCACAGGTCTTGACGAACGATGCCCCACTCCCCGCGCTCCCTTGCGGGAACGCAACGGTGACCTCGTGGTCGAGCGCGAACGGGAACTCGGTGGTCTGCTCGCCGAGACCCGGCGTGGTGAAGCGCATGATCAACCGGGTCGGGACCTGGTACTGGATCTCGAGCGACAACGAGACCATGTTCTGGGCCCACGACTGGTCGAGCAGGCCGCCATCGACGGTGACCTTGGGGGCGTTGACCAGGGTTGCTTCGATCGCCATCAGGTGCCTCCTGCCGCGTCGACGCGCTGTGGGATGGCCAGCATCGTGCCCGGTCGCAACGCCAGCGGGTCTTCGATGCCGTTGGCGGCCGCGATGTCGCGCCAGGGCGTGGACGTGCCGTAGTGCTTGGCTGCGATCCGGTCGAGGGTCTCGCCCGGCTGCACGATGTGGGTTCGGTGGGGGTGGGGCGTGCCCGACGTGGGGTTCTGACGGCCCCAGTTGTCGTCGGGCTCGAACTGCTCGAGCGAGAGCTGCACCCTCGCCCGAAGCGGAACACCGTCGGAGGAGAAGTAGGTGAAGGTCAGCGAGAGGTCGGTGATGACCGACTTGAACGAGTGGAAGTCGCCCCAGTGGAACTGCACCCACGGTGGCCGGCCGTTGCCCGACTCCTCGTCGTAGCCGGGCAGGGTCGTGTCGATCTCCATCAGCAGCAACAGCTTGTTGGTGTGCTCGGTGACGGGACTGCCGTCATGGGTGGTGTCGAAGACCAGGTTGAGGGTCAGCGACCCCGACGTGGCGCCCTGGTAGTCGAGCACCGGCACACCCTTTCCCGGCAGCGACGACCCCTTCCACACGTTGCCGCGGGTCAACGACAGCTCATCGGGGTTGAACAGACAGGGGATGCGTTGGCGGGTCTCGGCCTCGAGAAAGGCCTTCTGGATGGGCATGGTCGGCTCCTCACATCCTCACATGGCTCGCGGCCAGCGCCGGCCACGTCGCTCGAGCTCGCGGATCACACGTGCTTCGAGGGCGTCGAGCAGTCGGTCGATGTCGATCTGTGGTGCTGCGACATCGGGGGCGGCATTGCCTCGACCCGCGCCACCTCCACCGCCGCGGCCGCGTGAACCGTTGGCTTCAGCGCCGGAACCTCCCCCGGCTCCAGCGGAGGGAAAGAGGGTTCCTGCGGGCGATGCCGACGATGGGCCGGACCCACCAGCGCCACCGGAATCGACATCGCCGCCTCCGCTGCCGGCGCCCCCTCCGCCCGAACCGTTGGCCCCCGCAGCGCCACCGCCCGCGACCGCGCTACCCGCTCCGGAGCCACCGGCGCCGGACCCGCCGCCCGCGGGCGGCGACGCCGGCGGTGAACCCACCGGCGCCTTGGCCATGACCTCGCCGACCTTGTCGGCCAGGCGCTCTTCGGCACCGCCCCGGCGGTCGTCGTAGAAGCGGACGAGCGGCGAGGGATTGGCGACATGGGTCAGCTCGTGGGCGAGGATGTCGACCGACCGCGGAGTCTCGTCGAGCGGCCGGGCGAGGTGGACGACATCGCCCGCGGTGGCCGCCAGCTTTCCGACCGAGGCGAGTGCCCGGCGGCTGGCGCCATCGGTGGAGACCCGGACCCGGTCGGGCCGGGGCACGATGGCCCGGGCCATGGGGGTGAAGCGCTCGGGAAGCGGGCGCGGTGCAGATCGATCGCGCCCTCCCAGGGCGTGGCTGAACCGCTCGCCCGGATCGGTGGGAGCGGCGGCAGGCGGCGCGACCGGCTCGTTGCCGACCGGTCGAGTGCCCACCGACGCGTCGGCGGGTCCAGCCCCACCGCTGGCGGGGAGGAGCCCCGCGGCGCGACCAGGGCCACCGGCAG
The sequence above is drawn from the Acidimicrobiales bacterium genome and encodes:
- a CDS encoding putative baseplate assembly protein; translated protein: MALPSPDLDDRRFQDLVDEAKRLIPRHCPEWTNHNVSDPGVALIELFAWMSEMVLYRLNQVPDRYYTKFLELVGVELFPPSVARADLTFWLSSITDDVVRVPAATEVATTPQADGSQVIFSTERTLEIRQPELVASLTAGADEEQFTDVWDALRYERDTVMCFGSEPMSPGDAFYLGFSTTLAGNLLRLDVEASIEGIGVDPSRPPLAWEVWSGEAWIPAKVHEDSTGGLNRDGFVILVVPLEHAPLTLGGTRGYWLRARLTVAAADQPQYQASPQVRRILAASLGGTVQAEHSRRVESELLGRSDGSPGQVFRVANPPVLPRQTGEHIEVLTPDGVEQWQEVVDFADSGPADRHITFDGASGQVKFGPRIRYPDGGVRQHGAIPPEGAEIILAAYRTGGGAIGNVGSGTLRQLRTTIPYIDRVTNLVPARGGADAESVENAKQRGPMSLRTGQRAVTARDFERLTVEASAEVARARCLPSSTPGGPIRMLVVPRLAAPVGELDLDDFALSNELVDQIGTHLDERRLVGTRVEIGTPYYQGVTVAALLRSLPGRPAGLVRQRALDALYRFINPLTGGTDDEGWPFDTDLNAASVAQLIEAIDGVDRVEEILFFEYDLRTGVRHGTGRELIRLDDQSLFLSAHHQVVVR
- a CDS encoding carboxypeptidase regulatory-like domain-containing protein, encoding MTSGIEVRPERVDSTPGEPVTVVVEVTNLLAEPRQFQVRVVGSDSGWSGPTMVTPLLQPGAHTATELTVTLPLGFPSGEHLLGVEAVPLDATGAASTDQHQRRVSDLVVSVGSLADLHAVLEPRNVRGKRMGRIGSALSPRALVRSRGSGVRRSRGGQATVSLRNRGFEPIHVSLAAHSPGEELDISFDRSEALIDPGHIIPVSTKVKGKRPWFGRPRRTPFTVTARGTGNAVTLDGSFSQSARIHPAMLKGTAILAVLAVWASTLFFVWDEVVVQEETEETTAEQAGDVTDAPGDADGGGGAGGGSGNGTGGGAGGGADGGGGDGATDVQVGSRIEASGQVEAREPEGVQVRIRSVSLVDEISDDATFQANMRTAQASGVKLFGRRGGVIHNRIVPAQLSTSTDDEGRWAASGLGGPGFYEIRFSKPGYATKAYVVEMAEDGSPITLDAELVAGDGALSGIISGPGGPLGDAEITVTDGDVTFSTTTPTTGAVGTWGVEGLTTPGTYLITASRQGFGTATALVRLGGGESRNGVSMRLEPGVGAITGSVRSSAGPLGDITVTATNGDVTRSTTSLTEGPVGTFSITDLPMPDTYTLTIEGDGYLNQTRDVVLNSGQANVGIEMIASTGIVYGRVTNSAGDPIGGAGITAVSEDNTYKNTTSPDGTYEMVGLEPGSYVIEVEEFEYHPGSTLVTLGPGTLREVDLSLTPKDSLAPEPNNSLTVSLSAPDVTGELNVTVIDRASGMEATAEGEGTINAVFDDIPAGARTLDINGDGFQETTASARVALNGANSISVTLRPLIVADFTVLGNDAEDPGSPVEGADVAIVRLSPPCGPNSEAPGCHEPLETVTDQNGEARIPDEDGNPESAVELTDGSYRIDVDHPDYLATSYFTGLLAYETNPNPERELDIDRLGILRLDVVEPENPDPPFEPQPLDGYTVTLDPPYGDDDHVHDADEHPLEIRGIPQNTYNASLALDGYNTVTLSGLSVILNNILERRATMFPSETTTGRVVWVDTGPDGNTIPIQGAVVQIEGASDYDENGDPVSGAFPSDLTDANGQFAFPNDGELGPVFGDADLTITHPDFDGPLVVSDQPVGENLGDIELAPLDGFLNISALLEHGVADPDLLDPADPADMELRFSDGPAGFDEGPYAPSSTGTEIAGWSFSSTFNHGSLAPGTYQGEITHTDASQGATFTPATFEIFIPPNQPVNEPGLVLYRQGSISGTTRFFDDPTDLTAPTPLADATVTLEIIDGGGNVIEQVDTVDSNEFGGFSFAELDTGPTGDPITYRLIAEKEGHTDELTGGADTIELALGVGQETTAQDLLLRRQASISGTVRGTSTSGGEVPLENATVSIEQNGGSVVIEVQTDEDGDFVAYGLEPKEYFGDPTSVPDTVITITDANDDYEELVVALDNSNPDVGGPLGWGEQRTITPPTLDLPVKPGTVRFSVESTAGAQDEPDGLVFTLHRTGGGDPGANDPDTACDGSSGTLIADQDDVTPDSSGDLPVYEIGELEPGCFVLYLNAPNHAPVAKEFYVQPDETRDFTGDGEGAIPLARQEMTVKGTVTLRVGSTDLDDRSGVAVQLLQDSNEVAGFDDTTDGSGNYSIADIEDGTDYAVEFRLDGYQTETSDTFTACLGQLLPATCPSEDDPTIIIDQTLTAIQHDVTVTVRSAVDGLLEGAEVRLVHDPQAADNTTDQSYPSPTGSLPTNIDGEVTFSAVVPGHYLIEVLEDDAEGGHLDTTEPYQLQIADNPDTTPEVTIEEALVTGWVKIEGSTDPSLTGSTVEARYQTAGNEVAASYTFSVDASTSLAEFEMYVPMDAASSRSYEILAHGPNDSYRSVDTATTSLSSGDTEEVATNGDPLLIEEGADITVRVREDATSSTLIDGATIQYVGPEGTELVTDGNEGDADGTANGEIDLDGLAPGDYDITVQAGDGHDAATANGVTLAHGSNGTLTIDVRAFGALRIDPNGGSGGSSFEVKLVPELSGQANPISLQDTNNSARTIDNVTTGTYDIEVCWPAFDETSGDCEPDGSSVYHGQTQATIERGSTTFVSVTLDEIQP
- a CDS encoding phage tail protein; the encoded protein is MRRDDWLLAQLPMGLLEDDFFTRFVRIFQDVATTYLEDVDNLEHLTDPTVAPTPFVPYLGSWLGVRSIDSSLPDRLQRRIVQESSAILAWRGTRRGLVRFLELVCGGPVQVTETGGVYREGESPTTPARIEIRVESTGWTTTEDFVALVLDELPANIPTQIFVSNELVWPEMPQAVGS
- a CDS encoding GPW/gp25 family protein — translated: MSDAHPAPRDIRSESDPHPSGFIGRGLPFPMRVDHTGSIALAGGPAELDSSMRVIISTAPGERLMRPGFGCRIWDLLFEPINGNTLGLMAFAVREAIAQWETRVEVDQVDVVPDPDREGTVVITVDYRVRSTNDRRNLVYPFYVIPHEED
- a CDS encoding LysM peptidoglycan-binding domain-containing protein translates to MPIQKAFLEAETRQRIPCLFNPDELSLTRGNVWKGSSLPGKGVPVLDYQGATSGSLTLNLVFDTTHDGSPVTEHTNKLLLLMEIDTTLPGYDEESGNGRPPWVQFHWGDFHSFKSVITDLSLTFTYFSSDGVPLRARVQLSLEQFEPDDNWGRQNPTSGTPHPHRTHIVQPGETLDRIAAKHYGTSTPWRDIAAANGIEDPLALRPGTMLAIPQRVDAAGGT
- a CDS encoding phage baseplate assembly protein V; its protein translation is MAIEATLVNAPKVTVDGGLLDQSWAQNMVSLSLEIQYQVPTRLIMRFTTPGLGEQTTEFPFALDHEVTVAFPQGSAGSGASFVKTCGRLHVTEIGAERDGSDAGEYVVVAHDGSYRLTRRHAVNTFVNMKASDIVDKVAGGAGLSTGTIDATSETLPYVLQADTDFGFITSLARRCGVDWWVDDDKFYFTRPPSSPTPVQVSSTDDLWRFSVTNTAVPNPEVKVSGWDRDNQTMVTGTAKSTAPPTNNVPGTSSAKNGLKSATALNTASVRAGTDAEATALAKAIVTSQVASAVEAQGELRGNPEIKPGVVVEVTGALLGGKYHVTRVEHRYGYDGYTTRFTAGDRVPTGLADFLSGSAVPEHLGALQNLPPLIPATVTTIGTGEDLGRVKVKFPYLSQENESHWARVLSAGGGPERGFWFLPEVDDEVLVAFESGDTRFPVVMGGLYGKVNTPEKDLIDNGTIASRSVRSRLGHYMDFVDGGSDPHHIKMGLGKNGKPGTDYMLRIGEDRFDIEVPEGKPVSIKAGAAQITFGDDKSISITADAISISATNELSLEGSKVSIKGQQEVALSQGGNKVTMGSSGLSAKGAPTTSIKGGPQVSIG